GGATGGTGAACAACCAGGGGGACCCCTTAAAAACCCTTGAGGAAATGGCCTCAGGGAATGTCCTAAGAAACACAGTCATCAGTGTAGGAACGGCGGGTCTCGGGAATCAACTTGGGACAACCTTCAAAATCCCTGTCCATCCAAAGACAGTGGATTTTATGGACCATCTGCAGAGCAGTCTCATCGAGACAGCGGCCCAAATTCCTGTGGAAGGGATTTTCAGTCGACGGGAATTCAGCGATATTTTAAAGGGAAGCTTGAGATTAGGGGCCGCCAATCTGGCAGGGAGCTATGGATCCTCCCATATAGGAGATGCCTTTAAGCTTGATAAAATTGATGCCCTCACCCAAAAACTCGCCCATGGTGCCTTGGGAGCAGTCTCTGCGGCCTTGATGGAAGGAGAGCCTATCACCGGCGCCATCGGTGCAGTGGTGGGGGAAATGGTCGGAGATCTCTATCGGGAAGGGCTGGAAGGTCAGAATAACGGTCATCCTGAATCTGAAGACACTCAGGCTTTGATTGATCGGGGCGTCACTATCGCTCGCTTTACAGCGGCCACGTTGGCTTGCTTCACCGGACAAGACCCAGATGTTGCCGCCTTAACAGCAGGCAACGCTGCCCGGTATAATGCTTTGGCCGTGAGTGAAAAGACAAGAGACGTTCTCGTATCCCTGGATGAGATAGAAGAAGAACTGAAGAGCCTTCATTTTGAAGAATCCACGATTGAAGAAGGGGAGAGAGATCAGGAAGAAGGTGCGAGAAAAATAGCTTTAGAAAAGAAGAAACTCGCTCTTTTCGTTCACAAGGCAGGGGAAAAACTCCTGGAGCAGTATGCCAAGCTCGCAGATTGGGGAATTGAAAAATTAGAAAAGAACCCGGATGCAGCAAAGATGATAGACGTTGTTCTTTTATCTTTTGCCACATACCAACAGCTTATGATGGAGCTTCCTGAACGTTTGGCCACCGGCGAGGCAGAGAGGACGCAAAAGGCACAAAAAGAACTAGATCGGGCGCTTAAAAGTGGAACGGAAGCGATCAGGGAACACTTGAAGGGGGCAGGGTATAGCAAGGAAGAACAAGTGGTCTATGCCCATGCGGTGGCAGGGCCTCTTCTGCTCCTCAAAGCAGCAGGTGCTAAAGGGAAAAAAGGAACCAGCACAGCGCCTTCAAAAGAACTGCTCACATCCCTTAAGGATTTTAAAAAGGCCCATGGGGCGTTGAAGACGAAGGCTTCCATGGGAGAGTATCGTCATACAGGCGGCCATCATGTTCATGCTAAAAAAGCTTTTGAGGGACACATTAACTATGATCCTAAGAAGGGATTTTCGATTAGTAATGAGTATATGAAGAGTCTTGGGATAGACCATCTAAAAGTTACATCAACGCAACGCAGGTTGTTTGGTGAGTTAGCTAAAAGTGGCAAACCAAATACATTGAAAGAACATACTAGAATTGCAGTAGAATCGTTAGTATCTGGCGGAGAAGGAAAATTGACTTATAATCAAGCTCGTAATATTGTTTCTAAATCCCTTAAAAGTTTGAAAGCAGCAAACGTAAAAACCCCAACTACCATCCCATGGAACAGTTAAAAATAGGATAGATAATGTCTAAAAAAGAATTACTAGAAAAATTTGGAAGAATATTAATTAAAGACGTTAGAGACGAAGTTTTGGAAAAAAATGATTTGATAGCTTCTGGACAAATGGGTGGAAAAGAAAATCAAGAAATATACGAAAAAATAAGAGATCTGGATGAGAAAGAAAAAGAGTTTATAAGACAGTTCGCAAAACAAGCAATTGACTCTACCATTCATCATTTTTTATGGATGATCGAGCAAAATGAAGAATATGATCTCGTAAAATACAACAAAGATAAATCAGAAACTATAAGTCTTCGTGATACCAGTGATGGTCTTTGCGGAGAGTTATATACAGAAGAAGGTTGGATAGAACGCTTTAGTAAATATCCACCCAGTATTAAGTAATAAGGACTCGGAATTTCAAACCCGATAAGATTTATATCCAATTCTCAAAGCAGCAGTCGCTAAAGGGAAAAAAGGAACCAGCGCAGCGCCTTCAAAAGAACTGCTCACATCCCTTAAGGATTTTAAAAAGGCCCATGGGGCGTTGAAGACGAAGGCTTCCATGGGAGAGTATCGTCATACAGGCGGCCATCATGTTCATGCTAAAAAAGCTTTTGAGGGACACATTAACTATGATCCTAAGAAGGGATTTTCGATTAGTAATGAGCTCATGGCGAAAATTGGTGTACAGCATAAAGTTGTGACTATCGCTCAGCAAAAGCTGTTTAGAGAATTAGGTAAAAGTGGTAAACCTAATACTATGAAAGAACATACGCGCATAGCAGTTGAAGTGCTTATTAAAGGAGGCGCAACAAAAGAGAAAGCGAGAAGCTTAGTTGCAACATCTTTAAATGATTTAAGAAACAAAGGCGTTAGAGTTCCAACTGATATACCTTGGTTTAAAACTAAATAAGGGATCATTAAAATGGCAAAAGACACAGAATTAAGAGCTTTATATATCTTCGGACAAATATTAATGAAACATGTAAGAGATCTTACTATAAGGGAAGAATATAATATAATTGCAGGCATTACAAAAGCTCCAGTTAACATTGAATTATATAAAAAGCTTAAATTAATTCCGGATGACCAAAAAGAAACGCTAAAAAATCTTGTAGTTGATGCAGTTGATGGCGCTCTCAATAATTTTTTATGGTTAATTGAACAGAGCGATGATTTTGATCTTGTTGCTTACAAAAACAAGGAAACTTTTAGTTTAAAAGGTATTAGTGATGGTCTTTGCGGTGATTATTGGAATTTTGTTGAAGAATTTAGCGAATACACGACCGCAGCAGAAATGCTAGGGTATGATTTTATTGAGGAGACAAACCAAGAGAAGTCATTTTCTGAAACTTATCTTGTTGAGCTATTCTCTGAAAGTCCTGAAGAAGCAAAAAGATATTTTATAAGAACTTTAAATAACAAAGAGAATTATGAGCTTTTAAAATCTCTTATTCCTAAAATTCCATCGGATATTCTTAAAATCTTAATAGAGATGACTGTATCTCGTTCATCTTTTCATAAGGATCAGTGCGCTGAAATTAAAGACATTATGGAGAAGAAAAATAGAAATTTCAGTTGATTTTTGAGATTAATTAAAGCAGGTAAGGAAAAATCTCAAAGAAACCTTGGAGGCCAATCCTTCCTTGATACAAGTGTTGCGTGCCAAAGGGGTTTCGCCTGATTCCCTCAAGGAAGATATCAAATCCTGGCACGAAACCCATGAAGCGATGGGCCCAGGTCTCAGTGCTTTGATTGCCATCGGTGTTTCCCTTGTGATTCCTGGAATCGGCACGGGTGTCTCAGGCGCCATGATGACGGCGGGTGCGAAAGCATTAACCACTCAAATGATTGTTGGGATGGTGAACAACCAGGGAGACCCCTTAAAAACCCTTGAGGAAATGGCCTCAGGGGATGCCCTAAGAAACACAGTCATCAGTGTAGGAACGGCGGGTCTCGGGAGTCAACTTGGGACAACCTTCAACATCCCTGTCCATCCAAAAACACTGGATTTTATGGACCATCTGCAGAGCAGTCTCATCGAGACAGCGGCCCAAATTCCTGTGGAAGGGATTTTCAGTCGACGGGAATTCAGCGATATTTTAAAGGGAAGCTTGAGATTAGGGGCCGCCAATCTGGCAGGGAGCTATGGATCCTCCCATATAGGAGATGCCTTTAAGCTTGATAAAATTGATGCCCTCACCCAAAAACTCGCCCATGGTGCCTTGGGAGCAGTCTCTGCGGCCTTGATGGAAGGAGAGCCTATCACCGGCGCCATCGGTGCAGTGGTGGGGGAAATGGTCGGAGATCTCTATCGGGAAGGGCTGGAAGGTCAGAATAACGGTCATCCTGAATCTGAAGACACTCAGGCTTTGATTGATCGGGGCGTCACTATCGCTCGCTTTACAGCGGCCACGTTGGCTTGCTTCACCGGACAAGACCCAGATGTTGCCGCCTTAACAGCAGGCAACGCTGCCCGGTATAATGCTTTGGCCGTGAGTGAAAAGACAAGAGACGTTCTCGTATCCCTGGATGAGATAGAAGAAGAACTGAAGAGCCTTCATTTTGAAGAATCCACGATTGAAGAAGGGGAGAGAGATCAGGAAGAAGGTGCGAGAAAAATAGCTTTAGAAAAGAAGAAACTCGCTCTTTTCGTTCACAAGGCAGGGGAAAAACTCCTGGAGCAGTATGCCAAGCTCGCAGATTGGGGAATTGAAAAATTAGAAAAGAACCCGGATGCAGCAAAGATGATAGACGTTGTTCTTTTATCTTTTGCCACATACCAACAGCTTATGATGGAGCTTCCTGAACGTTTGGCCACCGGCGAGGCAGAGAGGACGCAAAAGGCACAAAAAGAACTAGATCGGGCGCTTAAAAGTGGAACGGAAGCGATCAGGGAACACTTGAAGGGGGCAGGGTATAGCAAGGAAGAACAAGTGGTCTATGCCCATGCGGTGGCAGGGCCTCTTCTGCTCCTCAAAGCAGCAGGTGCTAAAGGGAAAAAAGGAACCAGCACAGCGCCTTCAAAAGAACTGCTCACATCCCTTAAGGATTTTAAAAAGGCCCATGGGGCGTTGAAGACGAAGGCTTCCATGGGAGAGTATCGCCCTACAGGCGGCCATCATGTTCATGCTAAACAGGGAATGCCTATAACTTCTCAAGAACGTTTGGAATTAGGGGCTTTCAACTCTTCGATCTTTGATAAGAAAATTGCATGGACGTCTCCTTCTGGAACGCAACAGACCTATAAAGTTTACCAAAGAACTGATATTGATTGGACGATGGTGAGGACAGAAGGTCCGCTGAAATTTAGGGGGATGACTAATATGGAGGCTGCAAAATTAGGTAAAGCTCCACAGTTAAGAGATGGTTCTTTCGCTACTTTACATCATATTAATCAGAATGGTATGGGAAATTTAGTTGAAGCAAGCACAAGGTACCATGGTGTAGGAAAGCCCGGGCAAAGCATGCTTCATAGTTTGTGGGGAACAAACAAACCACACCCTACTCATCCTGTTGATCGTAGAAAATTTGACACCGATACCGCAAATTATTGGAAACAAAGGGTTAATAATGAATGATGAAAAAATTGAGCACTTAATAAAAAGATATAGAAATTTATTTGAGAAAAAAGGTCTTGATAGTAAGAAGCTTCATCTTATAGAAGATAAGTTAGAATTGGTTTTGCCTGATGACTTTAAGCAAATTTCTAAGGTTTTTGATGGTTACGAAGAAATTGCAGGCCAATCATTTTTCTCATTTGATCCTGACGTAAAAGGCTGGAATGTAGTAGAAAAGACTCTCTTTTATCGAAAGAGCTCATGTTTTCTCCCTAGGAATTTTTTAGCTTTGCGTGAAGAATCAGAGAGTTTTGTTGTCATGGAAACCAAAGATGATCCAAAACTTAACACCTCTATTATAGAATGTAGCTTATCTGACGCTAACAATCTTATTGATATGAAATTTTATGATAATCCTACCATCTTCCCAAGTTTCACTGACTTTTTTGAATATTTGATTGAGCAAGAAGAGAAAGACCGTCAGCAAAAGTAGGATCATTGTATTATAAGCTGAGATCGTTGGGGGAGTTTCTTCGGAAGTCGCTGCTGAATTTTTGGTTCCTGATCGGGAAGCGCTGGCCCTTGATATTTTGGCAGACGCCCATCGCACAGGAAAAACCCTCACACAAGAAGAGTTTAAGGAAGCCCTCAAAGAAGAGCTCCGTCACAAGGTAGACTTGGCTCGATTAGCAGGAGCAGTGACGGCTTTTGCTACGGGACAAGACATCGACATCGCCACCAAAACAGCCACCAATGCGGTAGAGAATAATTTTGTTCCCTTGATATTGGGAGCAGCTGCCGTAGGGAGTACTCTCTGGACAGGCTATGACGTCTTCACGACGTATCAGGAAGAAGGTGCAGAAGCCGCCGTCAAAAAGCTTGTCGTCTATGGCGTTGTTGGAGTTGTTACCTATGGCACCGGCAAATATGTCATAAAAGGTGTTCAGTATTTCACGGCCACAGCAGCGTGGGACGCTTATGTGAGCTCCAGCCCTCTTATGATTAAACTCAGTACCAAACTTTCTGAAGCTGGTCACCGCGTGATGCGTTCATCCCTGGGACAGCGGGTTTTTCAGCAAACTTCAGATAAAATCACATCAGGTTTTGGCGTGACTTCTCATGGCGTGAGTCGTAAAGTTGAGAGAGGTGTAAGATCAGTTGACGAACTACAAGCCTTGAAAAATCCTTTGAAAGTAAATGATATCGTAGTTGATAAGTTGGGAAGAAAGAGTCAAAAATTTATTGGAGAAAAAGCGACTGTTGCAATTAATCCTGATACAGGAAAGATAATATCTGTATACCCTACTAGCACAAAATTAGCAGAAAGATTAAAAAAGTAAAAAATGAAAATATATCTAAACGAAGAAGAAATGCAGCTACTTAAAATAGCTGCTTCAAAAGGAAAAATGGAAGATAGAGTAAGACTTACTCCTGCTTCCCCAAATAAATTTCTACTAAGTGGTGCTGAAGATGATTTTGTAGATCTACGAGAGTGTTGCAGTGATTATTTAATGATTGTTGGTTTTGATGAGAATTATCATCTTACAAAAGAAGGAAACATATTAGAAAAACTTATCGATAAACTTTATATTGACTGAAGCATAAGTGAATCTGTGATTTTCTTTCTTAGATAATTATAAATAGCCCTCAAAGAAGAATCCACGATTGAAGAAGGGGAGAGAGATCAGGAAGAAGGTGCGAGAAAAATAGCTTTAGAAAAGAAGAAACTCGCTCTTTTCGTTCATAAGACAGGAGAAAAACTCCTGGAGCAGTATGCCAAGCTCGCAGATTGGGGAATTGAAAAATTAGAAAAGAACCCGGATGCAGCAAAGATGATAGACGTTGTTCTTTTATCTTTTGCCACATACCAACAGCTTATGATGGAGCTTCCTGAATCTTGCCATTGCAGAAATTGTGTAGCAATCAGCCGACGCACGAGAGAGACATCAATATGAACTTTGTCAATGTTCGGCATTGGTGATATGGCCTCTTGAGCAGGTGAAAAAAACAGCTATTTATACTCGTCCCTATCCCTTTAAATTTTTTCATGCCAGAATTATTTATTACTTTTTTGAATTTAAAAGAGTCCGAAGCCCCTTCTGCCAAACGTTCTTTATAAGTATCTTCAGAATTTGCCATTTCTTTTTTGATGACAACCTTGATTTTTCTCAAAACCACGCTTATGTTTATTAGTGAATACACAAAATAGGTTTAAACGTATCATGAAGAACATCTCTCGATAGCCCTGCAAGATGGGCAAAAGCTTAAAACCAACTATGGTTTTGAAGCTCCTTTTTAAAAGCCCTGAATTTCGAGAGAGTTGATATGAGTCACCAACTTCCTAAAACTTTACCTTCTTTTATTTGGTATTTCTTGAAGCCCTATAAGTTAACGGCTACGATTTTTGTATCCACGGCTATATTAGCTGGTTTTTTTGGACCATTTAATAACATCCTCATTAAAGTCATTATTAACACTTTGCCTCAGGTACACTCGGAAGATTTGTCTCTTTTAATGTGGCCAGCTCTATTGATTGTTTTAAACTTCATTGTTTTTGACAACTTTACGTGGCGCTCCATAAACTATATGAATTGTAAATTTCAACCTTTAATTAAAAATCAAATCATTAAAAAAACGCTACGTTTTGTTTTGGGGAGCTCTCATCAGTTTTTTCAAGACAACTTATCCGGACGCATTGCCAGTCAAATCACGACTCTTGCTGACAATATCGAGATTATTTTACAGAGGATCGTCGTTGAATTTATTCGAGGAGCCTCATTGCTTTTGGCGTCATTTGTGACGGCCTATTTTGTAAACGCCCTTTTCTTTTATACACTGTTTTTATGGTTTGTTGTTTTTGCAGTCGTTAGTATTTTTATGTCCAAGCGTTTTGTGGATTTAGAGGATAGATATGCGGAGTGCGAGTCTATCATTTCTGGCCAATTGGTTGATTGTATTTCTAATCAAAGCAACGTCAGGATTTTCTCTAAAAAAGAATATGAAATCTCAAGAATGCGTCCTTTTTTATTAGCAACTCAAAAAGCGTTTCAAACGAAAGAACGCTTTGGCATTTTTTTGTGGAGCCTTCAAGGTTTAATGATCACAATCATGATGGGCTTTTCTGTTTACTTTTTGATTTACCTTTATGGAAAGGGTTTCGTCAGCATTGGAGATTTTGCTTTGATCTTAGGACTTTCCATGCAACTGGGGCACATGATGTGGTATATGATGTCATTCGTGGATCAATTTAACCAGGCTGTTGGAAAGTGTAAGCAAAGCCTCTCAGCTCTCCTGATTCAACCAGAGATTACGGATCGATCAGATGTCCATAATTTACGGGTAAGACAAGGGCAGATTCGCTTTGAAAAGGTCAAATTCCACTATAAAGGAACTGAACCCCTCTTTCAAAATAAGTCGGCCACCATCGAGGCAGGACAAAAGGTGGGCCTTGTCGGATATTCGGGTGGGGGCAAAACGACCTTCGTGAACCTCATTCTAAGGCTTTACGATGTGACAGAGGGACATATTTTTATTGATGGCCAGGATATCCGGGATGTTACCCAAGATAGCTTGCGCGCATCAATTGCTCTGATCCCTCAAGATCCCTCCCTCTTTCATCGAAGTTTGATGGACAATATTCGGTACGGTAGAACAGATGCTAGCGATGAAGATGTTATTGAAGCTGCCAAACGCGCTCACGCTCATGAGTTTATTCGCGCATTACCGCAGGGCTACGACTCTCTCGTTGGTGAACGGGGTGTTAAGCTTTCTGGAGGACAACGGCAACGGATTGCGATTGCTCGGGCAATCCTTAAAAACGCCCCTATCTTGATTTTAGATGAAGCCACGTCACAACTCGATTCTGTGACAGAGCGCTTTATTCAAGACTCCTTATGGGAACTCATGCAAGGAAAAACCACCATCGTCATTGCTCATCGCCTCTCCACCCTCCTTCACATGGACCGCATTCTTGTTTTTGATCGAGGTAAGATCGTTGAAGATGGATCGCACCAAAATCTTCTTGCCAAAAGAGGTATTTACAAAACGCTCTGGGAAACGCAAGTGGACGGTTTCTTGCCAGACAAAAAGACGCCATGAAGCAGGATCTTTTTACCTTATGAAAAAATCCATGCCTGAATTTCGGCGTCGCGCTTTACTGATCTTGGTATAATGAACTATATCCAAGATTAGAGGTGGGAGGAGACCCATGATTTCTGCTGACAGCAAACGAGAGTATTATCAAGCACTCATAGAGAAAAAAACCGACTACGAAGGTGTATTTTATGTGGGAGTTAAAACGACAGGTGTCTTTTGTCGTCCCACCTGTTCAGCGCGAAAACCAAAATTTGAACATTGTGAATTTTTTGAGACGGCACAGCAAGCCCTTCTCGCTTCCTTTAGGCCGTGCAAGCGTTGTCGCCCCTTATCGCACCCTAATCAAGTTTCGGACCTTATCCAGACGCTTGTAAATGCTGTGGAAGAAAATCCAGAGAAAAGATGGAAAGATAAAGATTTTCAAGCACTCTTCGTTGATGCCTCCACGGCGCGGCGTCAATTCAAAAAGCGTTTCGGTATGACCTTTGTTGAATATGCAAGAGCACGACGTATGGGCATTGCTATGAAACAAATACGTGCAGGGGAGGCAGTCATCGACGCACAGCTTGACGCAGGGTATGAATCCAGTAGTGGTTTTAGGGATGCATTTTCCCGTATTATGGGGGCAGCCCCCAGCTTATTGGGACAGCGTCCCATTTTAAAGGCTTCTTGGTTGGACACAAAGCTTGGCCCCATGATCGCCATTGCAGATGAGAACGCGCTTTATCTTTTAGAGTTCGTTGATCGTCGAGGGTTGGAACGCGAAGTTGAACGTTTGCGACAAAAAACAAAAGCAGCCATTATTCCTGGCGTAACACACCCAATTCAGTCCATTGACCATGAACTCGACCAGTATTTCGAGGGGACTCTTCGCACGTTCAAAACACCTTTATATCTTCTCGGATCTCCTTTCCAAAAAGACGTCTGGGAAGAATTGAGGAAAATCCCCTATGGCGAGACACGTTCGTATGCTGAAATTTCGAAGAGCCTTGGAAAACCCTCTGCTTTTCGCGCTGTTGCCAACGCCAATGGGGCGAACCAAATTGCTA
The sequence above is drawn from the Candidatus Nucleicultrix amoebiphila FS5 genome and encodes:
- a CDS encoding DUF637 domain-containing protein, encoding MLRAKGVSPDSLKEDIKSWHETHEAMGPGLSALIAIGVSLVIPGIGTGVSGAMMTAGAKALTTQMIVGMVNNQGDPLKTLEEMASGDALRNTVISVGTAGLGSQLGTTFNIPVHPKTLDFMDHLQSSLIETAAQIPVEGIFSRREFSDILKGSLRLGAANLAGSYGSSHIGDAFKLDKIDALTQKLAHGALGAVSAALMEGEPITGAIGAVVGEMVGDLYREGLEGQNNGHPESEDTQALIDRGVTIARFTAATLACFTGQDPDVAALTAGNAARYNALAVSEKTRDVLVSLDEIEEELKSLHFEESTIEEGERDQEEGARKIALEKKKLALFVHKAGEKLLEQYAKLADWGIEKLEKNPDAAKMIDVVLLSFATYQQLMMELPERLATGEAERTQKAQKELDRALKSGTEAIREHLKGAGYSKEEQVVYAHAVAGPLLLLKAAGAKGKKGTSTAPSKELLTSLKDFKKAHGALKTKASMGEYRPTGGHHVHAKQGMPITSQERLELGAFNSSIFDKKIAWTSPSGTQQTYKVYQRTDIDWTMVRTEGPLKFRGMTNMEAAKLGKAPQLRDGSFATLHHINQNGMGNLVEASTRYHGVGKPGQSMLHSLWGTNKPHPTHPVDRRKFDTDTANYWKQRVNNE
- a CDS encoding SMI1/KNR4 family protein, whose translation is MNDEKIEHLIKRYRNLFEKKGLDSKKLHLIEDKLELVLPDDFKQISKVFDGYEEIAGQSFFSFDPDVKGWNVVEKTLFYRKSSCFLPRNFLALREESESFVVMETKDDPKLNTSIIECSLSDANNLIDMKFYDNPTIFPSFTDFFEYLIEQEEKDRQQK
- a CDS encoding VENN motif pre-toxin domain-containing protein — encoded protein: MVPDREALALDILADAHRTGKTLTQEEFKEALKEELRHKVDLARLAGAVTAFATGQDIDIATKTATNAVENNFVPLILGAAAVGSTLWTGYDVFTTYQEEGAEAAVKKLVVYGVVGVVTYGTGKYVIKGVQYFTATAAWDAYVSSSPLMIKLSTKLSEAGHRVMRSSLGQRVFQQTSDKITSGFGVTSHGVSRKVERGVRSVDELQALKNPLKVNDIVVDKLGRKSQKFIGEKATVAINPDTGKIISVYPTSTKLAERLKK
- a CDS encoding ABC transporter ATP-binding protein; this translates as MSHQLPKTLPSFIWYFLKPYKLTATIFVSTAILAGFFGPFNNILIKVIINTLPQVHSEDLSLLMWPALLIVLNFIVFDNFTWRSINYMNCKFQPLIKNQIIKKTLRFVLGSSHQFFQDNLSGRIASQITTLADNIEIILQRIVVEFIRGASLLLASFVTAYFVNALFFYTLFLWFVVFAVVSIFMSKRFVDLEDRYAECESIISGQLVDCISNQSNVRIFSKKEYEISRMRPFLLATQKAFQTKERFGIFLWSLQGLMITIMMGFSVYFLIYLYGKGFVSIGDFALILGLSMQLGHMMWYMMSFVDQFNQAVGKCKQSLSALLIQPEITDRSDVHNLRVRQGQIRFEKVKFHYKGTEPLFQNKSATIEAGQKVGLVGYSGGGKTTFVNLILRLYDVTEGHIFIDGQDIRDVTQDSLRASIALIPQDPSLFHRSLMDNIRYGRTDASDEDVIEAAKRAHAHEFIRALPQGYDSLVGERGVKLSGGQRQRIAIARAILKNAPILILDEATSQLDSVTERFIQDSLWELMQGKTTIVIAHRLSTLLHMDRILVFDRGKIVEDGSHQNLLAKRGIYKTLWETQVDGFLPDKKTP
- a CDS encoding bifunctional transcriptional activator/DNA repair enzyme AdaA, with protein sequence MISADSKREYYQALIEKKTDYEGVFYVGVKTTGVFCRPTCSARKPKFEHCEFFETAQQALLASFRPCKRCRPLSHPNQVSDLIQTLVNAVEENPEKRWKDKDFQALFVDASTARRQFKKRFGMTFVEYARARRMGIAMKQIRAGEAVIDAQLDAGYESSSGFRDAFSRIMGAAPSLLGQRPILKASWLDTKLGPMIAIADENALYLLEFVDRRGLEREVERLRQKTKAAIIPGVTHPIQSIDHELDQYFEGTLRTFKTPLYLLGSPFQKDVWEELRKIPYGETRSYAEISKSLGKPSAFRAVANANGANQIAIVIPCHRVINASGDLGGYGGGIARKKWLINHEKQGV